A window of the Aliivibrio salmonicida LFI1238 genome harbors these coding sequences:
- a CDS encoding DsbA family protein — MSTNKAILYYVYDPMCSWCWGYKPIWEKIKQTISKDVDIVYVLGGLAPDSDEPMPQEMQTQIASYWQKIENYLGTTFNHEFWAQNTPRRSTYPSCRAILAARSQGAEQAMLESIQHAYYLNAKNPSDNEVLIECARNIGLNVAQFESALFSPEVHQMLLDEIAFSRSIGRRGFPSLFLKQGEELTDLPIDYEKSEGTVALLKSCLS; from the coding sequence ATGTCGACAAACAAAGCAATACTTTACTACGTGTATGATCCAATGTGTTCGTGGTGTTGGGGTTACAAACCAATATGGGAAAAAATTAAGCAAACGATCTCAAAGGATGTTGATATCGTTTATGTGCTAGGTGGATTAGCGCCTGATTCAGATGAACCTATGCCACAAGAGATGCAAACGCAAATTGCGTCGTATTGGCAAAAAATAGAGAACTATTTAGGCACTACGTTTAATCATGAGTTTTGGGCGCAGAATACGCCTCGTCGTTCAACGTACCCTTCTTGTCGAGCCATTCTTGCCGCTCGTTCTCAAGGTGCTGAGCAGGCAATGCTTGAGTCAATTCAACACGCTTATTACTTAAATGCCAAAAATCCAAGTGATAATGAAGTGCTTATTGAGTGCGCTAGAAACATTGGTTTAAACGTTGCACAGTTTGAATCGGCGTTATTTTCTCCTGAAGTTCATCAAATGTTATTAGATGAGATCGCTTTTTCTCGCTCGATTGGTCGACGTGGTTTTCCGTCTTTGTTTTTAAAACAAGGAGAGGAGCTAACGGATCTTCCTATTGATTATGAAAAGTCAGAAGGAACCGTAGCATTATTAAAAAGTTGTCTATCTTAA
- a CDS encoding EamA family transporter, which yields MYTFFGSLAFVIWGLVPIYFHQIGNIDPALILANRIFWSAAILMIILFIKPTLLDRSQCTKKNITLATVAGVFMNLSWVGFVYATTINNIMAASLAFYITPVLVFFMGFMFFKETIKLPQKMALVLMVLAIVAYVLLDKQLPLLSLGISLFFASYIATKKLIKLNTFGGIFFEHIVFAPLALWYIATHSSDITLMDWGTLMGTAPLQLIPILLLSVSLLKTPLSKISLLQYIEPTFHLALAVWIYHEPISNGQKYALILVILSIMVSSIKTRKSTPKDAINKS from the coding sequence ATGTATACATTTTTTGGTTCGTTAGCTTTTGTTATTTGGGGTTTAGTCCCTATCTATTTTCATCAAATAGGCAACATTGATCCCGCGTTAATATTGGCAAATCGAATCTTTTGGTCTGCCGCTATTTTGATGATTATCTTATTTATAAAACCAACATTGCTTGATCGCAGCCAATGCACAAAAAAGAACATCACGCTGGCTACAGTCGCCGGTGTATTCATGAATTTATCGTGGGTAGGTTTTGTGTATGCCACTACCATTAATAACATTATGGCAGCCTCATTGGCGTTTTATATTACGCCAGTATTGGTCTTTTTTATGGGATTTATGTTCTTCAAAGAGACGATTAAATTACCTCAAAAAATGGCGTTAGTTTTAATGGTGCTCGCGATTGTGGCTTATGTTCTTTTAGATAAACAATTACCGCTATTGAGTTTGGGAATTTCACTCTTTTTTGCTAGTTACATTGCCACCAAGAAATTGATCAAACTGAACACCTTTGGTGGGATTTTCTTTGAGCATATCGTCTTTGCTCCACTGGCGTTGTGGTACATCGCTACTCATTCATCTGATATTACTTTGATGGATTGGGGAACATTAATGGGAACAGCACCCTTGCAACTCATTCCCATTTTATTGCTCAGTGTGTCGTTACTAAAAACACCATTAAGTAAGATCAGCCTATTACAGTATATTGAGCCGACGTTTCATCTTGCTTTAGCAGTATGGATTTATCATGAACCAATCTCAAACGGCCAAAAATACGCGCTTATTCTTGTGATCCTCTCGATTATGGTTTCAAGTATTAAAACCCGAAAATCAACACCGAAAGATGCCATCAATAAAAGCTAA